CACTCACTACCGGCGCGGGTGCATCGGCCGTAGCCTGACTGGACAATTTAGCAATAATCTGCTCCAAAACCGCTTGACGCGCCGCAGCATCACGATTCGAAAACACGAATACCTGATCACTGGCCATCAAGGGAGTATGCAGTGCCTGTAAATAATTGGTGCTTAGTACCTCATAAGGCTGACCTGGTAGGGTTTGACGCAAAATCACCAAATAATTTAAATCGGCATCACGCTTAAAAGCCGCACGATTCGGTAATAGCTGCCCCAGTGTTACGCCCTCATACCAAGGGTAAACGCCTGGTCGCTGTACTTCGCCTTCAAGTTGTACCACATTAGCCAACTCATCCACCAGGCCTGGTACTGCCAACACATCGCCATTTTGAACTAATTGATTTAACGTTTGGTTTTGAGTTAGGTTTAGGCTCAACACCGTAGCAAAACCATCGGCCTGTACACGGGTTAGTTTCGCTTTGTCACGATAAGCCTGTGGTGAAAACCCACCCGCCAAACGAATCACATCAGCAAAAATCCGCTCAGATTTAAGCTCATAAATAGCGGGCCGTTGTACCGCACCGGTTAAAGACACCTGTTTACCCTGCACCGGAATAAACACCGTATCACCCGGTTGCAAGCGCACATCATCACGGCTGTTACCATGAATCAGTAAATCATACAGGTCTAGCTTCGCAATCAACTCACCCTGGCGGCGCAATTCAATATTACGAAACGACCCTATCTCACTAATACCACCCGACACATAAAGCGCATGCGTCATAGTCGCCATACCACTCACTAAGTAGGAGCCTGGCATACGGGCTTCGCCCATCACAAATATGCGAAACGACCGCATTTCACCCAATGTAATACTTGATTCAATCCCTACCCCTAAACGCTCCAAATGCTTTTGCAATTCGGTCACCGCATGGGTAAAGGTTAAACCGGCCACCACCACCGGACCGACATTAGGTAGTTGGATTTGGCCATTACGGTCAACCACCAACTGCATGCGCTCGTTTTTATTGCCAAACAAATGAATATTAAGCTGATCACCCACACCTAGAATATAGTCGGTAGGCACAGGAATATCATTCACTGGGGCAAACGTCGTTGGCTGACCGGCAAACAAACTCGCACCAAAGCGTGTTAAACCCAAATTGGCCAGATTATGTTTTGGTGTCGATAAACCACGCTGCTGTTGATCAACAGGAGTAATTGGCGCATCCACTTCAAAGCTATCATCCGGCGATTTAATCGGCGGCAAGGGCTTAACACTATCCACTAACAACTCGGGTTGCTGTGCAACCGAACCGACCGGATTGGCGCTCGTTAAACCTGAGGGCTGACTGAGAAGTTGTTGCTGTTGCGCAGGGGACAATTGATTAAACATCCGTAATTGCTCATCGGTTAACCCCGCTAAATTCGCCGAGGCTGCCTGCAGCCAAAAACCTAAGGTCAGTAACACGACTAACATCAACATAGATTTTAAACCCAGCCCACGCCCCATTTGTTGCTCAATTCTCATGCTACTTTCAAACCTTTTACTTTAAAGTTAATGATTCTATCGGCTTAATCCAACAAAGACGCTGGACGCGAATAATACTGATAACGCCGTTTATCAGTTATGCCGTACAACTGTTGTGGGCGATTCAACTTCTGACCACCATCACGCGTTAAGAACTGAAAATTGACGCGCCCTGTTTCACGCGTCGATTTTAAACTAAACATATCAAAAGGTATCACCACATAAACACCCTTATCAAAACTGCCCTCGCCAAAATCTTCGGCCGAAACATTGGTTCTGCTAGCCCAGGCACCCAAACGAGCGTTGTTTAAAAAACGCCGACTGACATCAAAGGTTACGCCACGGTCTTTAGCTAAATACTGGCCGGCACTCAGCTGAATTAAAACTTGCTGCCACTCATAATAACCGGTGACATGCCCTGTTAATACCTGATAATCCCGCAAACCAAAGCCCTGATCAAACGCGCGTTGTTGCACAAAATTGGCATCCACACCGAGCGCCCAGTTCTTACCGAAGGGTCGATATAACAACTCACTGCCCACCCCGGCATACATGGACTCTAAATAACCGCCATAACCCAACCAAAACAGATCATCGGTCGGCTGGGCATGCGAGGCGGCATAAAACTGGCTCATGCGCAGTTTTGAGGTTTTTAAATAATCACGAATCTGTGTACGCACGCGCGGCAGATTGGAGGAGGCTTCATATTCAAATTGATCAAAATTATCTAACAATCCCAACTCCAACCCCAAATTTAATGAATGGCGTTGCTGTTGATCAAAATGATAGTGAGCTAAGGCACGTAACGACAATTGGTAAAGCACAAACTCGTCCGGCCCCCCAATATTCGCCGATAAGGCGGGTAACAGACTAAAACTTAGCGGCTCAGGTTCAGCCTGATAAAGCGTTTGTTCCAAGGATTCCGAAGGCTCCAATGACCCCGAAACACGCAACACCGTCGACTCTGGTGTCGCCACCAGCTCGGCCAAATCAACAAACGCATCCCGCGACAGTCGCGCCACCGACAAGGTTAATCCCACCGTCTGCTCGACTACTTCAAGGTGTTTTACTTCATCGGAAGCCAAACGATTATGCACCATGCGAGATACCCGACCAACACCCTGATTCAAATCATTGTAGTTTGTTTGTGACCCAGTGATTCGCAAGGTATCGCTTGATGAATCGACCGCCACCTTAGAAACAGCAAAGCCAGCCTGGGTGTGCAAGGCTTCGCTCAAGGCCGGCCAATCAAGACTAGTGACCTCGCCCACCGGCGTAATCAAAATAGGCTCTGGTGCCATATCAAACAACTTCGGCGCAATCGGCTGAACCAAACTGGTGCGTAATGTAAGACCCAACATAACCGTATCGCCACGCGCCCAACCCAAGTGCACATCAAATCCATTACCAAAACTATAGACACCAGCAACATTAATGGGACTGCTTTGCTTAAACCGATTTCGTAAAGGTTCGTTTTGGTAATCATTGGCATCATAATCCAACTTAAGCACCAAAGGCCAAGCAGCCATTTGATAGGCGAGACCTGCAAACACACTGGTACGATCACCCGAAAAATAACTATCGAGATTAAACTCGCCACCCTCACCAGAATCATTGCGCTCACGCCGAGCAAAATTATTGCCTAAGCGTTTAAAAGGATTTGATAACTGCCCTTGCTGCCCCAAATAACCCCAGCCAAAACCTAGCGAGGCATCAAAACGCCCCCACTGTTTAGACGCAACGACATACTCACCGGAAAACAGGCCTGTGCCCCCAATATCGCGCACCCCAACCGCAATCTCCGGCCAATAATAGCTTTCGGCTAATAACCGCAACTTAGCATCAAAAGACTTGTCTTTATAACCTTGATTTGAGATACCATAAATTCGATTATCAATATCGGTGTATTTAAACAGCACCTCTAACCAGGGTGCTGGCTGACCAAACACCACAAACTGGTTGTAGGGCTCAATGCGACTCAAATGAACCCCAAAATCGCCATCACGATGCATTCTCGCGCTGGGCATGGTTACATAGCCGACACCGCCATACGCGGTTTGCGACGGGCTCACGCGCTCTGCGCCCTGTACTGATGTCACGCCTGCCGCCATTAACAAGCCACAAGCCAAAGGCAACAAGCCCAGCTTAAAAATACGCCTAGGCTTACTAGCGTTTAAAATGATTGGGTTACTAACCAACTGGCTAAATCCTCATTGAATGCGGGATAATCACGTATCCATCGTTTTGGCGCCAGCGCCATCACCCAGGCTCCGGGCGATACGGCTGCCGCGTTGTATGTCCAAGCGCCATAACGCAGCTGATCAACTTGGCCATTTGCTTGAATCACCCACACCTGTCCGGGCACCAGGCCTGGTAACAAGCCAGCAGCCCGCACATAATCAGTAATGGTTTGCGCCGGAGCATGTCGCAAGCTAATGCGATGAAACCCCACCAACTGAATAGAGTCTGGACGATTGACTAATCGCAACACGGCGCCAGTGCGCACAATAGGATCTTGATTAATTGCCAACTCGATAGCTTTCGGGTCAATTAGCGATACTGGCCGCCGCCCGGTAACCGCCTGCTGACTCACTAAATTTAGCACCTGCTGAAAATACACCTGCGCATCTGTAGCTTGCTGCTGATTCGATTCAGCGCCAACGACATGGTGAAGAAACGCCAACAAGCGTTGCTGTAACGCCAACTGAGCTGGCTCACGTGCCGCAAATGACAAGTGTGCTCCAAATGGATAATTACATTTGCGCCAGTCACTCAGCGCCAAGAGTTGCGACAAATAAACCGGTTGATCGGCTGTAACCAGCAGCTGATGCCCATCACAATGTTCTACCGTTAAAGTTACCGACGGCGCAGCTGGCAGGGGCGATGCGGCGATGCTAGTAGAAATACCAATAAAAAAGCCAGCTAAACTGACTATGCTGATTAAGCTGATTGTGCTAAAGGGGACTAAAATCCGCGTCACTAACAACCTGGCCTTATTTACCACCATGGCTTTACCACATAATACTCAATAACCGGCAATGAAGGTGCCAAGTGCTGTCGCGAGGCCATTACTTGTTGCGCCGTCACATCCAACCAATACCAATTTTCAGTGCTAAAATTTAAATCAGCCACGGTCCACTGCTCCGTTACGCTGAGCACCTGACGCTGTTGACCAGCAACTTCTTTGGTTTCAACGTCACCCGCCTGCAATACAACATGAGCAACCAAACCAAACAATCGCTGTTCCGGAAGATCAAACCGCATTGAAAAACGCTGTGTTTGCTGTGGACGCAAAGACCAAAAACCAAAACTTTGATAAATTTCTGCTTGACGCAAACCCGATAAATCTATGCCAGAAGCAAGACGGTAGGTTTCAACCAAACGCCCCTGCTCAAAAGCAAAACCGATCAAGTCTCGGGTATACCAATACTGCCTAGTGTCTTCCAAATAGCCCAAATTCATAAAAATTGGGCGTCTATTATCGAGTTGTAAAGACAAAATAGCATAGGGCGATTGCGCAATCTGTTGTTCAGCAATCGTAGGCCGCTTTAATAATTGGAACACCGAAACGCTATCAGCCACCACCGAATCCGTCGCTGGATTTGATGAGCAACCGAAAAGAAAAACCGCACTAAAAAGTGCGGTTAATGCTTGACGAGGCAGGCGAAAACTCACGGTTATTATCTTGTAACGGTTGTACCGGTTGTACCGGTTGTACCGGTTGTACTGGTTGTCGATCCAACATTGCTACCAATTACAACAACCGCACCTACCGCTGCAGCCACTGCAACACCTGCCGCAGCGGCACCTGTACCACCTGCAGCGGCACCTGTACCACCTGCTGGGTTAGCTAAAACAGTGCCTGACATACCTAAAGTTGAAATTGCAATAACAGACGCTAATAAAGTCTTTTTCATAATGAACATACTTTTGGAATAGATAAAAATTTCACAACGCTTATGTATAATACTAAAGCCCCCCCCTAAAAACTACTAAAATCGCATATTTTTTAAAAAAACAAAGCAAATTCCGACAATGAGTTCAATATAAATCGAATAGATTCCGGCCTGCGCCGACATGACGGGGTGAAAGCCGACATGACGGTTACTTTATTCGTCATCCCGGCGTAGGCCGGGATCTATTAAGGGTTTGCAACACCGGTTTGAGATGCCGGATCAAGTCCGGCATGACGGGGTGAAAGCCGACATGACGGTTACTTTGTTCGTCATCCCGGCGTAGGCCGGGATCTATTGAGGGTTTGCAACACCGGTTTGAGATGCCGGATCAAGTCCGGCATGACGGGGTGAAAGCCGACATGACGGGGTGAAAGCCGACATGACGGGGTGAAAGCCGGCATGACGGGGTTACGGCTTTATGTCACTTAGCTGTGCATTGCGCAGTTGCATAACTTCGGTCTCTGTTAAGCCGGTTTTGCTGGCAATGGTCAGATCATCGAGCACATCTAATAAGCCTTGTGCGATAGTCAATCTTTCAAGATGACGCCCCTCTTCCCTTCCCTCTTCCCTTCCCTCTTCCCTTCCCTCTTCCCTTCCCTCTTCCCTTCCCTCTTCCCTTCCCTCTTGACGCCCGGCCTCTCGTCCCTTTTTCTCCGCATCCATTGCAGCGGTGTCGATGACGTTTTTAAGGTCTCGATAGTATTTTAAGCTGGCCTCGTAACCTTCGCGTTCTTGCGGTGTGAATTTGGCGATTTGGGCTTTTTCAAAGAGGCGCTCAAAGATCTTGGTTTGTAGTCGTTTAGGAACCGCCTGGAGTTTGTGGAGGTTTTTGAATAGGTATAACCATTTGTCTTGGTCGGTGTCGAGTTCGTCTTCGGTTTTGTTGAAGTTGGGCATGGTTAAATAGATAAACATGCATTTGTCGTAAAATACTTGGTTGTGTTGGTTTTTGAGTTGAACGGTGTGAATCACTTCGTTGCGACCGGTTTGTTTATCTTCTTCAAAGATAAAATCTAATATGCCGATGGTATAGACGGCGCTAAGTTCAAAGTTCCAGTCGTCGCCGCGTTGCGCTTGTTGCTGAATCGGGAAGCTGGCGTAAAACACACTGCGATCTTTAAAGAAGTTTTGTTTGGCTTTTTGTATTTCGACAATAAAATGTTCGCCGCTGGGGCTGGTGCAGTTTAGATCAAATACCGCCCGGCGATCGAGTGATGTGGCGCCAAGGTGTTCGTTGTGGGTAAAGTTGAGTTCTTTTACTTGGTGTTTTTGCGGCAATAGGGTGTTAAGAAAGGCAATAAGCTGCTCTTTGGAGTCTTCTTCTCCAAAAAGTTTTTTAAATCCGAAGTCGGTAAATAAATTGATGTATTGTTCTTTCATGATTCAACGCCTAATTCTTATTACAAGCTGAGACCTTTGCAAAACCCCGCTATTTCTAAAGTTAAATTCTAAAATTCGACTTTTTTGAATATAGAACTTGCAATTTAGTCCTTTTTCGCTGTTTTACGTCACTTTTATGACGGTTTTTTGCTATTTTGTGCGCATATCCTGTTTTTTGGATACACGCACCCCTTGAGCCTTAGCTCAGTTGTATGTTTATTGCGCGTTTTAGGTTGTATCCAATACACATGAGTGTTAATTTTGCCGCATTGCGCTTTAGGCCGTTATAGCGGGCTTGTGCCATTCCATAGTGCTGTTTTAATACACCAAAGGTGCGCTCCACGATGTAGCGTACTTCTGAGGCTAATCGGTTGTGTTGCTTTTGTTGTTCGGTGAGCGCTGTATTGCGATAAGCACGGTGCAGGATGTTATTTTTAATCCGCTTGGTTTTGAGTAGTTTGTCGTGCGCTTGGCTTTTGTAGGCACTATCGGCATACACGACTTTTCGCTGCCCGTTAATAGGGTCTCGAAGGTCTGAGAGTCGTGGCTTGATCCGGTGGTGAAGTCGTTGGTTTTAATGAATCCGTCTTCATCGACATTAATGTGGGCTTTAAAACCGTAGGTCGATGTTTTCTTGCCATTGGAGGCGGTTTTGACATTGTAGCTGGCCTGGGTGTCTTGGGTGTTTTCGCCTTTGGCGTTTTTGTGGGGCGGTTGTTTTTGGCTTGGATAACACTGGCATCAATAATACTGACTTCACCGGCTTTCATGATCAGGCCTTGTTGGCGCAGCTGATGATTGATGTTTTCAAATAGGGCATCCAATAGGTTGTCTTGTTGTAGACGTTGGCGAAAACGCCAGATGGTAGAGTGATCAGGTACACTATCGGTTAAGCTGAGCTGGACAAAGCGACGAAATAATAAATCGCGAGCCAGTTGTTTTTCACAGGCTGGATCGCTGAGGTTGTACCAGGTTTGTAATAATAGGATCTTGAACATGAGTAGTGGTGGGAAGGCACGCTCACCCATTGGGTTGTTATGGATATTGAGCATTAAGGCTTCACACGCTGACCAGTCAATTAGCTCTTCAACTCCATCTAATTCATTGAGTGCCGGATGGGGGCAGATAAGTGCATCAGCGAGTGAGGTCTGTGAGAGGTTTTTCCATGCCATGTGATAAAATCCAGTTATATGTAATAATTGTTTGTTATTTTAACTCTTAATCGCAAAACTTGCAGATTTATAGTGGTTTGGCAAGCTTTTCTCGTGCAAAGGTCTCAAGCTATATTAATTTTAGCACAGAATGAATTAAGCTGGCCTGGCGGCGCATTGACAGTTACTTTATTCGTCATCCCGGCGTAGGCCGGGATCTATTAAGGGTTTGCAACACCGGTTTGAGATGCCGGATCAAGTCCGGCATGACGGGGTGAAAGCCGACATGACGGTTACTTTGTTCGTCAT
The nucleotide sequence above comes from Thiomicrospira sp. R3. Encoded proteins:
- a CDS encoding SLBB domain-containing protein, translating into MRIEQQMGRGLGLKSMLMLVVLLTLGFWLQAASANLAGLTDEQLRMFNQLSPAQQQQLLSQPSGLTSANPVGSVAQQPELLVDSVKPLPPIKSPDDSFEVDAPITPVDQQQRGLSTPKHNLANLGLTRFGASLFAGQPTTFAPVNDIPVPTDYILGVGDQLNIHLFGNKNERMQLVVDRNGQIQLPNVGPVVVAGLTFTHAVTELQKHLERLGVGIESSITLGEMRSFRIFVMGEARMPGSYLVSGMATMTHALYVSGGISEIGSFRNIELRRQGELIAKLDLYDLLIHGNSRDDVRLQPGDTVFIPVQGKQVSLTGAVQRPAIYELKSERIFADVIRLAGGFSPQAYRDKAKLTRVQADGFATVLSLNLTQNQTLNQLVQNGDVLAVPGLVDELANVVQLEGEVQRPGVYPWYEGVTLGQLLPNRAAFKRDADLNYLVILRQTLPGQPYEVLSTNYLQALHTPLMASDQVFVFSNRDAAARQAVLEQIIAKLSSQATADAPAPVVSVQGHVRFSGSYPLMVAMDAQSLLMSAGGPLPLVDEDYVLIRHRDQRTGQLSFSRTQLANLSAVMLTPGDRLYVFSSQDGSRVELLANDLAVMREQATQAEPARVVLISGLVRYPGQYPLFAGATLSDLLVAAGGLRHQAVATQADLVRHRIVDGEERVTQVSNIDLSEVLAGVAPERYQLMPFDQVIVKQVSNWADSARVVSVEGEVRFPGSYTIEPGETLEQLLVRAGGFTQWAEPRNAVFLRESLRLQEERELRQSADELEKNLLLSVKADAGFYNTDPGAILQMGNTLIERIRQTPALGRLVIGLDPVQPRRYQATLAMELVDGDRLVIPPRPTEIVVTGEVLRSASFIYQPGLTVSDYIDLAGGMSRRADKRQVFVVHGDGRVEHYRSGMFASRTLQLEAGATIVVPMDVERVNPLFTMSSVASILANFAVTAATLKVIGVFD
- a CDS encoding Rpn family recombination-promoting nuclease/putative transposase, producing MKEQYINLFTDFGFKKLFGEEDSKEQLIAFLNTLLPQKHQVKELNFTHNEHLGATSLDRRAVFDLNCTSPSGEHFIVEIQKAKQNFFKDRSVFYASFPIQQQAQRGDDWNFELSAVYTIGILDFIFEEDKQTGRNEVIHTVQLKNQHNQVFYDKCMFIYLTMPNFNKTEDELDTDQDKWLYLFKNLHKLQAVPKRLQTKIFERLFEKAQIAKFTPQEREGYEASLKYYRDLKNVIDTAAMDAEKKGREAGRQEGREEGREEGREEGREEGREEGREEGRHLERLTIAQGLLDVLDDLTIASKTGLTETEVMQLRNAQLSDIKP
- a CDS encoding capsule biosynthesis GfcC family protein, which codes for MTRILVPFSTISLISIVSLAGFFIGISTSIAASPLPAAPSVTLTVEHCDGHQLLVTADQPVYLSQLLALSDWRKCNYPFGAHLSFAAREPAQLALQQRLLAFLHHVVGAESNQQQATDAQVYFQQVLNLVSQQAVTGRRPVSLIDPKAIELAINQDPIVRTGAVLRLVNRPDSIQLVGFHRISLRHAPAQTITDYVRAAGLLPGLVPGQVWVIQANGQVDQLRYGAWTYNAAAVSPGAWVMALAPKRWIRDYPAFNEDLASWLVTQSF
- a CDS encoding YjbH domain-containing protein; this encodes MVSNPIILNASKPRRIFKLGLLPLACGLLMAAGVTSVQGAERVSPSQTAYGGVGYVTMPSARMHRDGDFGVHLSRIEPYNQFVVFGQPAPWLEVLFKYTDIDNRIYGISNQGYKDKSFDAKLRLLAESYYWPEIAVGVRDIGGTGLFSGEYVVASKQWGRFDASLGFGWGYLGQQGQLSNPFKRLGNNFARRERNDSGEGGEFNLDSYFSGDRTSVFAGLAYQMAAWPLVLKLDYDANDYQNEPLRNRFKQSSPINVAGVYSFGNGFDVHLGWARGDTVMLGLTLRTSLVQPIAPKLFDMAPEPILITPVGEVTSLDWPALSEALHTQAGFAVSKVAVDSSSDTLRITGSQTNYNDLNQGVGRVSRMVHNRLASDEVKHLEVVEQTVGLTLSVARLSRDAFVDLAELVATPESTVLRVSGSLEPSESLEQTLYQAEPEPLSFSLLPALSANIGGPDEFVLYQLSLRALAHYHFDQQQRHSLNLGLELGLLDNFDQFEYEASSNLPRVRTQIRDYLKTSKLRMSQFYAASHAQPTDDLFWLGYGGYLESMYAGVGSELLYRPFGKNWALGVDANFVQQRAFDQGFGLRDYQVLTGHVTGYYEWQQVLIQLSAGQYLAKDRGVTFDVSRRFLNNARLGAWASRTNVSAEDFGEGSFDKGVYVVIPFDMFSLKSTRETGRVNFQFLTRDGGQKLNRPQQLYGITDKRRYQYYSRPASLLD
- a CDS encoding YjbF family lipoprotein, translating into MSFRLPRQALTALFSAVFLFGCSSNPATDSVVADSVSVFQLLKRPTIAEQQIAQSPYAILSLQLDNRRPIFMNLGYLEDTRQYWYTRDLIGFAFEQGRLVETYRLASGIDLSGLRQAEIYQSFGFWSLRPQQTQRFSMRFDLPEQRLFGLVAHVVLQAGDVETKEVAGQQRQVLSVTEQWTVADLNFSTENWYWLDVTAQQVMASRQHLAPSLPVIEYYVVKPWW